A stretch of Ipomoea triloba cultivar NCNSP0323 chromosome 11, ASM357664v1 DNA encodes these proteins:
- the LOC115997552 gene encoding uncharacterized protein LOC115997552, with translation MAGVESVSLEQDKLVAIGNFDIIGLACELRRRLSFAETVSIEEIKRAGVNKTGDEKPKQKGIGTDTTLPIGWLSSEENENKKSHSCSPSRPPTPSSTSSGKSSYPLSTSESQVSGMKLKRMAIFSLKLHNQKAIAKALVIATCVAGVVSVGLEEDKLVAIGDFDLFALAKQLRKGLSFADLLSIEEIKRAGVNKTGDEKQKQKRIGTDTTLPMGWLSSEEDENKKSHSCSPSRPPMPSSTSSGKSSYILCQHLNPRLL, from the exons ATGGCAG GGGTGGAATCTGTTAGCTTGGAGCAAGATAAGTTAGTGGCAATCGGGAATTTTGATATTATTGGGCTTGCGTGTGAGTTGAGGAGACGTTTGTCATTTGCAGAAACAGTCTCAATAGAAGAAATTAAGCGTGCAGGGGTGAATAAAACAGGTGATGAAAAGCCAAAGCAGAAAGGAATTGGCACGGATACCACATTACCAATTGGGTGGTTGAGTTCTGAGGAAAATGAAAACAAGAAAAGTCATTCCTGTTCTCCAAGTAGGCCTCCTACGCCATCATCCACATCTTCTGGAAAATCCTCTTATCCTCTGTCAACATCTGAATCCCAGGTTTCTGGAATGAAGTTAAAGAGg ATGGCCATCTTCAGTTTAAAGTTACATAATCAGAAGGCGATAGCCAAGGCCCTTGTAATTGCTACTTGCGTGGCAG GGGTGGTATCTGTTGGCTTGGAGGAAGATAAGCTAGTGGCAATTGGGGATTTTGATCTTTTTGCTCTTGCGAAGCAGTTGAGAAAAGGTTTGTCATTTGCAGACCTACTCTCAATAGAAGAAATTAAGCGTGCAGGGGTAAATAAAACAGGTGATGAAAAGCAAAAGCAGAAACGAATTGGCACGGATACCACATTACCTATGGGGTGGTTGAGTTCTGAGGAAGATGAAAACAAGAAAAGTCATTCCTGTTCTCCAAGTAGGCCTCCTATGCCATCATCCACATCTTCTGGAAAATCTTCTTATATCCTCTGTCAACATCTGAATCCCAGGCTTCTGTAG